In a single window of the Candidatus Rokuibacteriota bacterium genome:
- a CDS encoding DUF4185 domain-containing protein, producing MAAVIVLWGPKLQYAATKICQVTGAVDRERPDQPTGFQRSGVTGGVTGTDLGFPFEYGDRLVMLFGDSREFDPDRCQPEFCGTEDSRAEDGQPQDNSKLSNDPVLRLKRWHTWAEWGRWKENREEGTDSIATAPLAFDPDQCIPASVETDERGSVYGHELSADSIGVPFRLGGPAVAARPEDKWVTAVDGRILVTTAIGATFAHEVAGTGIGTPFKLSGPPVGARPEDKWTAAIGDRLLVGTSDGRVFAHRVTTNVVEAAVQLSGPKVGARPEDRWVLTTRDGLLVVTTDGRVFRHSIVGDTIAAPFQLAGPPVAARPEDKWLLVMDDRLLVITKGGDLFVHPLTNNAVGTPVALRDQFVGGNPQDKRALVMGHRLLILTGQDGRFRPTQLNGQSLGRREGAIGAVVSDTTIHAFFTMRDRNNVAHDDEKPGGQSVLAHSTDGGRSFHSSKTVSTTKFLWTVPVVEQASRVGWLPKDIVGDVVLVWGAGRQNQQGDATPFHHSYPYLAVAPLASIATLSTWRYYTGLDATGHPAWKRDAELQAQPVLPFGTPESDSRFGPGYHQCLGYFSVRRIDAWGKWAMLYACNNDPRAPLAGYNPNNGPRGIYLRTAELPWGPWSVPRRVFNPDEGYCHFMYRVSNDCPPGSPNPVEESVRDTRETPNVRASGGEYAPILLPSRYVKSTPDGTALYFLMATWNPYQVVLMRIDVTQAPILEQLAPINRVRQWLTQ from the coding sequence GTGGCCGCCGTGATCGTGTTGTGGGGACCAAAGCTCCAATACGCCGCCACGAAGATCTGCCAGGTCACCGGTGCCGTGGATCGTGAGCGTCCGGACCAGCCGACCGGGTTTCAGCGCTCGGGCGTGACCGGCGGTGTCACCGGAACCGACCTCGGCTTTCCGTTCGAATACGGCGACAGGCTAGTCATGCTGTTTGGCGACTCGAGAGAATTTGACCCGGATCGATGCCAGCCTGAGTTTTGCGGCACAGAGGACAGCCGCGCAGAGGACGGCCAACCACAGGACAACTCGAAGCTCTCCAACGATCCGGTACTTCGGCTCAAGCGCTGGCACACCTGGGCCGAATGGGGCAGATGGAAGGAAAACCGCGAGGAGGGAACCGACAGCATTGCCACGGCGCCCTTGGCTTTCGATCCTGACCAATGCATCCCGGCCAGCGTCGAAACCGACGAACGCGGCAGCGTATACGGTCACGAACTCAGCGCCGATTCCATAGGCGTGCCTTTCCGCCTCGGGGGGCCCGCCGTCGCTGCCCGACCCGAGGACAAGTGGGTCACCGCTGTCGACGGCCGTATCCTCGTCACGACGGCAATAGGGGCCACTTTTGCACACGAGGTGGCAGGCACTGGCATCGGAACGCCCTTTAAGCTGAGCGGGCCGCCCGTGGGTGCGCGGCCGGAGGACAAATGGACGGCGGCCATTGGTGACCGACTTCTGGTGGGGACATCCGATGGCCGGGTGTTTGCCCATCGAGTCACGACCAATGTGGTCGAGGCGGCCGTTCAGCTGAGCGGGCCGAAAGTGGGGGCCAGGCCCGAAGACCGTTGGGTGCTGACTACACGGGACGGGCTACTGGTCGTGACGACCGATGGCCGGGTCTTCCGTCATTCCATCGTTGGCGACACCATTGCGGCACCGTTTCAGCTTGCTGGGCCACCAGTGGCTGCACGCCCGGAGGACAAGTGGTTGCTCGTCATGGATGACCGGCTGCTGGTCATCACCAAGGGCGGGGACCTCTTCGTACATCCGCTGACGAACAACGCGGTTGGTACGCCCGTTGCCCTGAGAGATCAGTTCGTCGGAGGCAACCCCCAAGACAAACGCGCACTGGTGATGGGCCACCGACTGCTAATCCTGACGGGACAGGACGGGCGCTTCCGCCCGACCCAACTCAATGGCCAATCTCTCGGCCGAAGGGAGGGTGCCATCGGCGCGGTCGTCAGCGACACGACGATCCACGCGTTCTTCACGATGAGGGACCGGAATAATGTCGCGCATGACGATGAGAAACCGGGCGGCCAATCGGTCCTCGCCCATTCGACCGATGGCGGACGGAGTTTTCACTCGTCCAAAACGGTGTCGACGACGAAATTCCTTTGGACCGTGCCGGTGGTAGAGCAAGCCAGCCGAGTCGGCTGGCTTCCGAAGGATATCGTCGGAGACGTCGTGCTGGTCTGGGGCGCGGGGCGTCAGAACCAACAGGGCGATGCCACGCCCTTTCACCACAGCTATCCCTACCTCGCGGTGGCCCCGCTGGCGTCGATCGCGACGCTGTCCACCTGGCGTTACTACACGGGCCTCGACGCGACGGGCCACCCCGCGTGGAAGCGCGACGCCGAGTTGCAGGCGCAGCCTGTTCTTCCCTTCGGCACCCCCGAGAGCGACTCCCGCTTCGGGCCGGGCTATCACCAGTGCCTCGGTTACTTCTCCGTGCGACGAATCGATGCGTGGGGCAAGTGGGCAATGCTCTATGCCTGCAACAACGACCCTCGCGCCCCTCTGGCCGGGTACAACCCCAACAACGGCCCCCGCGGCATCTACCTGCGAACCGCCGAACTGCCTTGGGGCCCTTGGTCAGTACCTCGAAGGGTTTTCAACCCGGATGAAGGTTACTGCCACTTCATGTATCGAGTCTCGAATGACTGCCCTCCGGGCTCTCCCAACCCGGTCGAAGAGTCTGTTCGAGATACCAGAGAGACGCCAAACGTGCGCGCATCGGGCGGCGAGTACGCGCCCATTCTGCTTCCTTCGCGCTATGTCAAGAGCACGCCTGACGGAACGGCGCTCTACTTCCTCATGGCGACGTGGAACCCGTACCAGGTGGTGCTGATGCGGATCGACGTGACGCAGGCACCGATTTTGGAACAGCTGGCACCCATCAACAGAGTACGGCAGTGGCTGACGCAATAG